A part of Microbacterium terregens genomic DNA contains:
- a CDS encoding XRE family transcriptional regulator, translating to MPEELDHVGPRLRAARQAKGLTLEQVAGRSGMSVSTLSRLESGKRQASLALLVPVTRQLGIRIDDLVREESPDPRVRRPSVRRGGLVIAPLALEDSPISSYKITYPPVGELPALRVHDGFEWLYVLSGKLRLRLGTQDLVLGRGEAAEFDTRTPHAMSAVGSRPAEVLSIFNAEGARMHTHGTEAGPGTGSTP from the coding sequence ATGCCGGAAGAGCTCGACCATGTAGGGCCTCGCCTGCGCGCCGCGCGTCAGGCGAAGGGCCTCACACTGGAGCAGGTCGCCGGCCGGTCCGGGATGTCGGTCAGCACGCTCTCACGTCTGGAGTCCGGCAAGCGGCAGGCGAGTCTGGCTCTGCTCGTCCCGGTGACCCGGCAGCTCGGCATCCGTATCGACGATCTCGTCCGCGAGGAGTCGCCCGATCCGCGCGTGCGACGGCCGTCCGTGCGACGGGGCGGCCTGGTGATCGCGCCGCTCGCCCTCGAGGATTCCCCGATCAGCAGCTACAAGATCACCTATCCGCCGGTCGGCGAACTCCCCGCGCTCCGGGTGCACGACGGCTTCGAGTGGCTCTACGTGCTCAGCGGCAAGCTGCGACTGCGGCTGGGCACGCAGGATCTCGTTCTCGGGCGCGGCGAAGCCGCGGAGTTCGACACCCGCACCCCGCACGCGATGAGCGCGGTGGGATCGCGTCCCGCCGAGGTGCTCAGCATCTTCAACGCTGAGGGCGCGCGCATGCACACGCACGGCACGGAGGCGGGTCCGGGGACGGGTTCGACGCCATAG